The Dermacentor silvarum isolate Dsil-2018 chromosome 3, BIME_Dsil_1.4, whole genome shotgun sequence region TCATATTCGATTCCTATTCAAGAAATTTGATATTTGTCCATCTCTACTTACTATGTTTATGTTTACACACAAGTGCTCTTTCTGCGCCTTGTCCAAAATGTGTGAAATTGTTCCTGACCCAAATGACCGAAAAGCGGGTAAATGCTCATGACTGCAAAGGGTCAAAGGAGTACTAACAcaaagtatgttttttttttctttgctatcACGACAGGAAGCCTAATTTTCTCTAATGCACAACAAATTACCCTTTGATGTGACAAGATAAAAAATGTGCAACAGGTGCAATACTGTCTCTCTGCTACGCGAGAGATCACCGCCGATTGTAGGTATACTCTGTTCCACCAACTCCACGTGATGCAGAGAAAGCTATGGGTCACGTCACCCAACAAGAAATAAGAATCGGAAGAAAAGTTCCTTCACTGTCTACCTCCGATTGCTATCCACGCTGGTTGAATGGAAGCTTCAAATAAAGTTTAGTGGTGTGCAATGGGCGAGCCCCTATTCTTTCTTAGAGCACGTAGCTGGCTATCATAAACCACAGAAATGTGCACCAGTCAGCCCATGAGATGCAATGCTTTGAGGCCACAGCGCCGGACCTTTCTTTCACTGCAGTGGAACACTAAACTGcaaccaaaaaagaaaacagaagcagcCCATACTTTTCAATGCTACCAGGAGACAGCAGGATAGAACTGCAAACTATAATGAGAGTTTTACATGTTGTGGTTGATGATAAAATCACTATGTTTCAATATAAGTACTGAGGCTACTAATACACCTTGGTATGACAGTTACTGCGGTAATAATGTGCTCATCATGCCAAAGGCTTCCGTTAAACCAGCTGTACTGACACAGCAGgattttcttttcaaaactatAACAGAAGAGAAACTTTGGCATCAGTCGGCACATGGTTGGATGCAGAGGGTGCTACTACACATGCAAGTGCCCCTGCAAAAATTTTGTTGTTGCTTGCAGCCTAAACATGCAACTTGATTGAGATTAGTACAACCCACATGTGCATGTACAAACAATGTAGTAAACATCCCGATTCTAGGATGCACGGCCCCgtacaagaatttttttttttcgctgatatTAACTCCAAATATTACATGCTGATTATCAACCTCGGGTATCTCCACAACGTTTTCATGGGATAAAACCACAGGAACAGCAAACAGTTGTCTTACCAAGGCTTACGTCATTGGGCCATTGAATACGCAATATTAGGTTATGAGTGACAAGCCCTGCTTACCTTCATGGAATTCAGGTGCTTCTGGCTGACTTTGAGGTTCGTGTTGATGGTGTCCAGTTTACGGTCGACATTTCTAAGCTGTTCACCTTGGTGCGCCAATTCCTGTCGAAAGATGAATAAGGCAGAAATGGAAACGCGACAAAGCCATTAGAGGAGACACATCGCACCCGGGTGCGCAACAGGGCGTTGCGATACAAGCCGTGTTACATGACACCGTCTTGAAGGGCGTTCGTATCCCGCTGTGCGCTAAGAGGCGTAGTTTTGGTAACTATCTTTCTAAAAAGGGGCATCATAAGTGAAGCTCGGACGTTTCACTGAGAGACTAACAGAATGCACCAACTTGAATCTGTTATGGGATTTAATGGGTGACAGCGCGGCCGTTCCCGTTGGAAACAATGAAGGTGTTAAAACGCTTCTGGCAAGCTTTCAAGTATTTGACCAACAGATGTTCTCTTCTTCCGTGTATTTCTGAGAGCCAATTTTCACTGCAGAACACAAAAATTTTAAACGCGAATACCTTTTACACGCTCGTGTTTGTCACGCCCGAGCGTATCTGCACATGAAAACCGCAGCGCACCGTGATCAGAAAACATTAAACGTCTGTAAATGAGCGGTTCGTTAGTTTGGATTTATAACGCGGTGTACGTCGCATCGGACGGCTAAACTGGCAGTAAATTGCGGATGAACAAGCAATGTTTACACATGCAGGAACGAAACAGCTGACTACTGATACAACAAAATGCAACGGCACAGGCAGTAGCCGTTTTACCCGCATACAGAATGGGTGGTAAGAGAGACGAGACGCTCACCTCGGCAGTGGCTATGCCAACTTGTTCCGTGTCGTACAGTACGCGAACGGCCGAGTTGGAGCTTTGCAGGATGCTGTCTTCCAGCTGCTGACGTTCGAGCAGTAGCTGGTCGCGCTGCTGCTCCCACTGCTGATTGCGCAGATTTTGCTCATTGCCCAGCGAGTACGGCGAAGTGTTTTTGCGGGCACTGTTGAGGAAAGTGAAGTCGTCCACATCTTCGCATTCGTCATCTAAAAACGGATTCGCAGCTGCCTTTCCTCGTCCAGCGCTCGCCATCTTTCAATTTTGACTGGCACGTGACCCGTCGCCCAGTGTGGCCAGTGCACATTGAGCCCCACCGATGTTTCTGACTCGCTCGCTTGTACAGCCCTTTGACGCTCAGCGCAGTTTGCGAAAGCCAGCGTGAAGGTACAGTGTAGTGAAGGTCAGCACAGCTGAACTTCACAGCACTATATTACAATAGCGAA contains the following coding sequences:
- the LOC119446114 gene encoding synaptosomal-associated protein 29 isoform X2 — translated: MASAGRGKAAANPFLDDECEDVDDFTFLNSARKNTSPYSLGNEQNLRNQQWEQQRDQLLLERQQLEDSILQSSNSAVRVLYDTEQVGIATAEELAHQGEQLRNVDRKLDTINTNLKVSQKHLNSMKSIFGSIKSYFRGGSSADASRNMGATAGFGVDEEEEERPATELEKALNKVKQDSSASRPSTHPAFRVRGLDTSGFGAGFEDEKGDFAARPQQAPYKSRTAEVEQKLDSNLAR